In Flavobacterium luteolum, the DNA window CACTCTTGAAGAATGAAAAATAATTCATAATATTGGAATTGGTTAGTTAAAAGGTTTTTGATTAGCTAAGGTCCTCTGCTCTAGTTTGGTCGCTGCAGCTGAGGGCCATTTTTTATGCATTAAGTAAACTGCTTAACGAACATAAAGTGATTTTTTGTTTAATACACAGGCAATGATTAATTAAAAAGTTCAACTTCTCGAAAGTTGCGAAACTTGAAATGAAAACAAAATCGCTAAGAATAGAAAGGGAGTTTTAACAAAAAAGACGTGGAACTCATCTTACTGCGTTAGAGGCACTGGTATACCGTTGCAACAATAAGTGAGCCCACGCCAAAGGACGTGAGCATCTTACTTATCATCTCGTTGCAAAAATTACCAGTTTCCTAACGCGAGATTCAAAGCGAGTGCTTCAAATATTTTTCTGAAGAATCGCAAATATATGTAATAGAATACAAATATAATAAAAAATAACAAATATGGACTATAGTCCATTGAAATTTAACAAATAATGTTAGCTATTTGTATATTATGAATGACAAATTATCCGAAATAGAAAATTATATAATTGATAGGGTAAGAACCATCCGCAAGGAAAAGGGTTTTACCCAAGAGCAATTATCTCTAAAATTGGATAAGGGTGTGGGGTTTATTGGAGATATTGAATCTTCAAAAAAAGCAAAATATAATGTTCAGCATTTAAATGACATTGCAAAAATTTTTAATTGTTCCCCAAAAGATTTTTGGCCAGATAAAGGTCTGTGAATATTATTTTCTTTTACTATTTCGTATTTAGAAACTACTGATAGA includes these proteins:
- a CDS encoding helix-turn-helix domain-containing protein; protein product: MNDKLSEIENYIIDRVRTIRKEKGFTQEQLSLKLDKGVGFIGDIESSKKAKYNVQHLNDIAKIFNCSPKDFWPDKGL